The sequence TCTGAAAGTCTTCGGCTCGATCGGGTTTGATCCCTTTTTCAGCAGCATATTTGAGGATGGCGCGGGCAAGGGGGTGTTCGCTGGGTGCTTCAAGAGCAGCAGCTCTTTCGAGAAGTTCTTCTTCGGTGTGGTTGTTTAAGGGGATCACCTTTTGCACTTCGGGACGGCCATAGGTGAGCGTTCCCGTTTTATCGAGGGCAAGCGCGCGGAGTTTTCCCGGCATTTCGAGGAACATCCCCCCTTTGATCAAGACGCCTGCACGGGCAGCTGCGGTGAGTCCGGAGACGATGCTTACAGGTGTCGAGATCACAAGAGCGCAAGGACAAGCAATAACAAGGATCACGAGGGCGCGGTAAAACCAAGTAGCCCACTCCCCTCCAAAAAGAAGAGCTGGGACAAGGGTGGTGAGGATCGCAATCCCAATCATAATAGGGGTATAGATCTTGGCAAATTTTTCGACCCACTGCTGGGATCCAGCGCGGCGAGACTGCGCCTCTTCAACAAGGTGGATGATCCGGGCAAGGGTGGTATCGTTGGGATCTTTCGTGACAAGGCACTCGATCGCTCCCTCCTCGTTGATCGTCCCGGCATAGACGGTATCTCCCTCTTCTTTGGGGATGGGAACCGACTCGCCAGTAATAGGAGCTTGGTTGATCGAGGTGCTCCCTTTTTCAACGACTCCATCGAGAGGCACTTTTTCTCCGGGACGAACAAGGATCCGAGCACCCACTTTCACCTCTTGGGCAGGACGCTCTCCCTCGCCGATGACATGGGCGGCTCTTGGGGAAAGATCCATCAATGCACTGACGGCGCGGCGGGCCCGGCCCACACTCCAATGCTCAAGAAGAAGGGCAACAGAAAATAGAAAGGCCACAGTCGCTCCTTCAAGCCACTGATCGATAAAAACAGCCCCGATCATCGCAATGATCATGAGGAGATTCATGTCAGGCTGCAACCTTTTGATCGCAAGGAGTGCTTTGGGAACGACGAAGTAAGCCCCAAAAACCATCGCTGCGAGATAGATCCAATCGGAGGTTTTGTCTCCTTGGATATGGAGAAAAATGGCAACGGCTAAGAGAAGGCCGCTAAGCGCTGTGGTGACAAGACGGCCAGATTTAAGCCAAAACCCTTCTTTTTCAAGCTTTTCCCGTTCGCTCCAGAGAATCGCCTCCATCCCGGCCTCTTTGACCCACTGGGAAATCTGATCGCTCGTCACCTTGTCGGGATCGCAGGTAACAGTCATTTTGGCGTTTAAAACATCAAATGCTAGATCAGAAATCCCTTCCCGCTTGGCAAGGGCTTTTTTTAAGATGGAGATTTCTTCAGCGCAGTCAAGACCGGCCACTTTGAACACAATACTCATAAGTTTTCATTTTAAACAGAAAACCCTTATAATTCCTATAATGTCAACTACTCCTCCCTAAAGGAAGGGGTATCCGCATCGATATTTTGATGAAAAAAGTTTCCATTTTTTTAGTCGTTACAGCTCTATTAACCTCAGTTTCGGGTTTAGTTTGCTTAGCTCCAGAGGGAGTTTTGCTTAAATTTTCTTCTTTTGGATCGAAGGTAAGGGTCTAAATGGCCCTTTCCGAGATCACAAAGGAGAAAAGAAAGCTAAAATCCCCTGAGGCTGAGTGAAATAAACCCGAAACTGAGGTTATTAGCATCTTATAGGGTAACTCTTAAGAATGAGCTCGAGTTTATCAATCAGTGGTTTAAGATGGTTTTGATCTATGTCAAAGAGAAATGAGTGCTGTTGATAGCAGTGATCAGGGGTTATCGCAACCGATAACTCACACTGCCCACCATTACCCATTTCTAATTCTATGCTGAGATAAGGCTCCATACACTCTAAAGATGCCTTTCTTGATAAGGAGGTGTGCATCTCCTTACACCCCTCTAGCCAGCTATTAAGTTCCGGAAGGCGTAGATCGACCCTTCGGTTTGGACGATAGCAAAAGGTGTTGTGCAACATGCCGTCACCACGATCCAGTTTCCATCCCAGTAGTCATCTGATTTAGGGAATTCACAGCCATGAACCCATAGCTCAAAGCCCCCAATGGAAAGGTCTGGCTTATGCAATTCTTTTTCAGGGAGAAATCTTGTCATTTTACAGGCCTAAGGATTGGTAAAGGTTCCCAGATGATAAAAGGCTTGATCCTTCGCTTGTAGCGCCCTAGGTCATCGAAATAGAGTACGTCATGGACATCTTCGTGCTCATGAAAGTGTTGGTTTGCCCTGTGCAATGAGTCATGACAGGGGACGATGCCGAAATTATCTCGGGCAAGGAGCCTTTTATAGACACCTTCTGCATCGC comes from Candidatus Neptunochlamydia vexilliferae and encodes:
- a CDS encoding WapI family immunity protein, with protein sequence MLHNTFCYRPNRRVDLRLPELNSWLEGCKEMHTSLSRKASLECMEPYLSIELEMGNGGQCELSVAITPDHCYQQHSFLFDIDQNHLKPLIDKLELILKSYPIRC
- a CDS encoding heavy metal translocating P-type ATPase — encoded protein: MSIVFKVAGLDCAEEISILKKALAKREGISDLAFDVLNAKMTVTCDPDKVTSDQISQWVKEAGMEAILWSEREKLEKEGFWLKSGRLVTTALSGLLLAVAIFLHIQGDKTSDWIYLAAMVFGAYFVVPKALLAIKRLQPDMNLLMIIAMIGAVFIDQWLEGATVAFLFSVALLLEHWSVGRARRAVSALMDLSPRAAHVIGEGERPAQEVKVGARILVRPGEKVPLDGVVEKGSTSINQAPITGESVPIPKEEGDTVYAGTINEEGAIECLVTKDPNDTTLARIIHLVEEAQSRRAGSQQWVEKFAKIYTPIMIGIAILTTLVPALLFGGEWATWFYRALVILVIACPCALVISTPVSIVSGLTAAARAGVLIKGGMFLEMPGKLRALALDKTGTLTYGRPEVQKVIPLNNHTEEELLERAAALEAPSEHPLARAILKYAAEKGIKPDRAEDFQITKGKGAQGTFKGTRYWIGSHRFMHEMNQETPEIHQMALELEDAGHSIIAIGNDKHICGLISVADEPRKEIAATIQEIKKAGVEEVAMLTGDNKPAAEAIARLTGVDATQAELLPEDKVKAVEALKEKWTTVAMIGDGVNDAPAMAAANFGIAMGAMGTDAAIEAADIALMADDLSKVPWLIRHSRRTLRIIQQNITFALALKAVFLALAVAGLASLWMAIAADTGASLLVVFNGLRLLKK